Below is a window of Nicotiana tabacum cultivar K326 chromosome 19, ASM71507v2, whole genome shotgun sequence DNA.
ATCAAAATTAAAATTCAGACTACTGCTCTAATTTTGAAAACTTACCAATTTGTAAATACATGGCCACAAAAGTGGCTACCGGGTGTAAATAACGCGTGCAATGAGGAGGCACTAATTTTCAACCCCAGATGCTAAGTGATAACCTCAAAATTGATAAGAAGATGGGCAACTTGCTTGTATATTGAACTCACAATTGCGGTTAACCTAATCAAGATAGCTTGTATTACTTGTTGGCAATCTGCAGAAGAGTAGTAAAAAGTTTAAGGGGCTTCGACATCATGACCATGTGATCAGAGCCTGAGATCTCTTTCACTTCATCTGGTGGATTCCTTTCAATCATACTCTGCTGAAATTCCTTTGTTAGAGCTTTATCTTCAGCAGCTACGACGAACACTCGCCTAACTGATCCATACCTTTTGCTTGAAAGAACAACCTCCTTTGATATATCTTGTAGGCTGTTTAAGTATTTTGGCCTTACTAATGTAGTAGCCAACGCCCAATCCTAACCAAAGAGATTAAAAGAAACATAATTTGATGAGTTCCTTATAATGTATATTCATCTGGACTCATATTAATCTAGTTAGAGATCGTATATCTTTTTAGGGACAAGAATGAGATAAAGGTAACCTCAAACTTTAGTATTAAAATGAAATGATCCAAGTAAAGCGAAATGCACGATCAGGCATAGTTGATTGATCAATTGATGTGAAGATTCATATAGCTGAGTAGCTGACTCCACTCATTTAGGATTGAGGCATATTCAATTGATTAACTGCAATAATGACTGATAGCATTTGTGAAAACAATTCACATTTAAGCCATTCTCACGATCAGTGAATCATAACTCGGCTATTCCACGTTTATATCTCTTGATTATGCTTGGCTTACCTGAATCGGGCTCAGCTGATAAAGATTACTCGCCAAGTACTTTGGACCAAAGATGAAGGTTGTTGGAGGATTGTTGGGTCCATTTTCATACGTAAGACGATTATCAAGTTGAGATATTATTTCACTAGAAGCCTGTAATGAAATATGAAACACGAAAAGTGTTATACTATTGAAAGAAATGATCTTAAGGCTAAGGTTGGCAAAATGATACCTCTATGAAGACTGTGGTTGCATTGAGAGTTGGGCCAGGCATTCCAGCTGTGACGAATACAGAAACTGAAATCTTTTCTGGAAAGATTTCCATGGCTTTAGAGACGGCGAATCCACCAAAGCTATGACCTACAAGGACCACTTTCTCATGTGTGGGAAGAGAAGCCATGAACTTCATTAGCGGACTAAAGTAATCAGATAATCGCGGGATTTCAAGAACCTGTTTCGGGTTGATCCCTGAAGCACCCAAGTCAAGAGCTGTTACATTATACCCCGAAGATCTCATCAATGCCACAAGCTTGTACCAAGACCAGGCTCCGTGGCATACCCCGTGAACTAGCACGAAATGCTTGTTAGCTTTAGGCCAGTTAGGCCCTGATGTTGTTGCATTTACATATGGCAAGAGAAGTATCAGCAGAAAACTTATCAGATACTTGCTTTTCTCCATACCTTCTTTTTCCCCTTGTTTTGAACTATGAGCAGTTGTACACATGGGATGAAGATTATAAAGGATCTTATTATAGTTAGAGGAGTTGACCTTTATAAAGaataaataattgaattattcAGGCTAGAGATCTTGTAGACAGATAGATTTCTGCTGTCTATTGATTTAATCTTTCAGATATCCCATATGCTATGCAGAATAAATGAGTAGAAGAAAAAGTTACTAAAGGGGAATAACAAAAACAAGCACAAAGTGCTAAATGCTCATGAAATACTGCAAAGTTGTTCATAAAATTGAAAACAAAGTATGTTCAGCGAATAGAATGAAAACAAGAATTTGGCTATTTGTTTGGGTTGTTCCAAGGATACTTTACGCTTTGGATTATTGTCTCATAAATGCTTCCAGCTTGCTATTGCATTGTTTTTGAGCATTACTAATCTCTTTGTATAGTTGTTTGATGTTAATCCTACTTTTATAGGTTTTTAACAGACTAGAATTTTATAAAGTTGTCTTACTTGGAACTATTAATATTTTAAGTGGTTGAATTACAGTTGGAAGTTCTTATTTTGCTATGCTCATCAATGGAGTTATTTTCAGGAAGCAGAATTTTTCAAAACCAAAGTTGTGTAAGTGTCAATGACTCCGGAACTTTGACAGCACACCATTGTATAGGACAAAATCCGCCCCGGAATATTTAGGGCAATATAGCATTAAGGAAAGAGTCAGCCGAGGTCGGCTAGGGAGCCACGAGATTCGTGGTCGAGAAGTCAACATTGACCGAGGTCGAGCACCGCTGACAGAGCAGCAACAGCTAGTTTTTAAAATAGGATATTAAAGtaaatattctctgcacttgtactattagggtttggTAGAGATACGTCTCaagtaaataaggaaaaaagagaaggaagagggcatgtaatattcattgtgataagaacaaactttACAAAAAGATTCTCCATCTCTCTAGTAAAGATCCAAAGACTACCTTTTTATGAAGATTCTTGCCCATATTATTCCACACATTTCCACCAGATCCGAGAATAGTTCGAACAAATCTTGGATTTttctgtcattcatcattgtcaagAGGAACATTAGTCAAATCCATCCTTTATTGGGCGAATCATTTCTCCTATTTATTTAAATGTAATTTATTGCTATTTATCGCTAGTTACACCTCCATTATTGCTCGTACTTTATGAACATTTTATGCTTATCATTGTCAACAGTTCACTGGATCTGTTCCATCTCACACACGTTTTCAAGATTCGCATCTAGAGTCATTATCATTAACTAAATTAATCcgttattaaataaatttaatagtttagccgaaagttatactttttggtcaaacaatttggcgtcgtctgtggTGATTATCTAGTTAActcttttagtttcttctagatctacaacTGACACTGGTTACTAacgtaaaaaagaaaaaaacaagaacaaaaacCTTTTTCTCTCTGCATACATAGATCTAATATGGCAGGTAACAGAGAAGAAATAACGAGAATAATgagtgacctcccaaccaacctcatgaacatcaTCCATGAGAGCTTTGAAGTAGTGGACGAGGACACAACGCCCAATGCCTCCCCCAGGCGAGGTGGGTCACCCTCTCCCCGCTGCAGCATCACAAAAGCTCTTGGTAAAACAGCCTCCACATCCGTGGTAGAGGAGGCGCCGCCAGCAATAAAGAAGCTCCTCGAGCCTTGACTAACTGACACACTGACCAGCGTTCTCCATGAGCCCGTTCGGGTTACGGCCACAGAAAACGCAAAAAATTGTGTTATACCACCAGTGGACGAGCAACATGATCAACTTCCTTCTCCTCCCGCAATGAcaggtattactcacaatgtTGTTAGCAATGCAGGTGACGACGCTCTCACGGCCATTCTGAAAAGGATAGAGGAAATGGAAAatgagggacttcctcgcccgttTTAACCGAGTAAGAATGACCTTGCTAAATGTATCGGAAGGAATGGCGGTAGTAGCTTTTCAAAACGGCCTGAGCAGAAATGGTTCAAGGGCAACAAGAAAGTTATTAAGTCAGCTTATGTAGTACCCCCCAACGACTTGGGACGAAATACATAACGCATATTGCGTCGAAGTCCGAGCAGACGAGGACGACCTCAGTGGACCGACCCATTGACTAACCTCAGTGTAAGCAGAATCCAGGAAAGGTCGAAGAAATGATACCAGAAGAGATCATGCAGCCTCATGACCCAATCGGGAACGTCATCTACCATATGTCAGAACCACCGTTGCGTCATCATCCCTCCATGAAGAGGGCCCACCCCGATCAAGAAAAGGGACTCACCGGAATGAGAAAGGTATGCCCCATTTACTatccgctcacaatttttgtgtgtcacctacagagaTAGTCTACGCCTTGGAAAAGCTCGGACCAAAGGTGAAGTAgccacaaaagatgaggtcaAACCCGAATACCAGAAAATCAAATGCCCTCTGCGTGTTCCATCAAGAGCAAGGACACAAAACcgaagattgcatcgccctaagaCAGGAGGTCGTAAACATGCTACGATAGGGATACCTCAAAGAATTGATGAGCGATCGAGGAAGGACCAACTTTGCCAGAGGACGTGAACAACATCAAAGGCAGCCGAAACCACCCTCGTCGGCCTgcaccatccacatgatcatcggtggcggGGATGATGCTTCCATCAACAGTGTGAATttcaccacaacccacaagctcaaacggtcaattacccacgaacggtatgatgaactcgaagaaagtatcatatTCGATAAGTCATATACCAACGGTTTGGCTTTAcctcactatgatgctcttgttatcactttaagaattttagataccgatgtAAAATGGATTATGGTAGACGATGGGAGCGGAGCATGCATTATACATcctcgagtacttgcacaaatgaaactcgaggacaagatagtgTCGCGCAGCATCACACGaacaggttttaacaatgcagttgagcaAACATCTGGCGAGATCACACTCCCCGTCCTAGAAGATGGCGTCACTCTGGAAACCACATTCCATATCATGGACCAGGACACAGCATACAACGCCATAATAGGGCTAATATGGATACACACCATAAGAGTCATCCCCCCCCAGCTTGTAACAAATtatcaaattcccaactccatggggaatattcagtatACGAGGGGTGCAACGCACGTCCTAGATATGCTACCGCATCGCCTTAGACTGTACGGCCACCCAACAAAcaaaggataaagaaaaagagtCATAACAATCAACATGGTCGAGGTCAATGTGCGACGACAACAAGGACGTCATCAGATACCCTGATATGGTCGAGGCCGCAGGatcgaccatagaagacctcgaccccgttcaGTTAGATAGCCACGACCATAacaagaaagcttacatcggcTGCAAACTTCAGGAATCGTGTAAGTTTCGTGAATTTTTAACTGTTAACGCGGACTTGTTTGCTTTTAGACATgtagatatgacaggtatcccaaaGGAGATCGCCACACATAATTTGAATATCGATCCATTCCGCCCCCCGGTGCGGCAGGTTAGGCATAAGTTCAACTCCACAATCAATGATGCAGTACACGAAGAAGTGGAAAAATTATTAGAAAACTGCTCCGTCAGGGAGTCGAAGTACCCCCAATGGGTCTCCAACATAGtcatggtaaaaataaaaaaaagaacgACAAATGGCGGATGTGCGTAGATTTCACTGACCTGAACAAAGCTTGCCCCAAGGATTCATTTCCATTaccccatatcgaccaactcatcgacgcaacgGCCAGGCACGAGCTACTAAGCTTCTTGGATGCTTACTCAGGCTATAATCATATCCCCATGGAGGAAGAGGATCAGTAAAAAATCACCTTTATCACCAACCACGGGACGTACTACTACAGGGTCATGCCCTTCGGActgaaaaataaaagggaaacttatcaaaggttggtgaagaagatgttcaaagaccaactTGGTAAAATGATGGAAGTCTACATAgacgacatgttggtcaagtccaaaaggaaaaaagatcacatcgaccacttGAGAGAAGCCTTCGGCATACTCACACAATACGGCATGAAACTAAACCccaaaaaatgtgcattcggcgtGGCCTTCGGAACATTCTTGAGTTTCCTAGTGTCGCAGCAAGGTATCGAGGTCAACCCCgaccaaatcaaggccatcgaagggATACCAGAGCGCTTGACCACCAAAAAATGGGTTCAGAGGTTGACTAGTCGTATCGCCGCCCTTTTAAGGTTCATTTCACGATCCTCCGATAGGTGCCATAAGTTCTTCACGCGTACTCAAAAAGGATAACGGCCTCCAATGGACCCATGAGTGCGTCCAAgccctgaaggagttaaaggtgtACCTGTCATCGCCACCATTGCTATCAAAACCAGAACCGGTACAACCCTTCTTCGTCTATCTCGCTATGTCCAAAGTAGATGTAAGCACGGTACTAGTatgagaaaataaaggtacgcaatccccCATCTATTATATTAACAAAACACTAGTCGACGCTGAGACTAGATACCCCCATCTTGAAAAACTGGCTTtggccttagtcgtagcttcacgaaagcttagaccatatttccaatgCCATCCCATCTCGGTCGTCACGACTTTCCCCTTAAGAAGCATTTTTTATAAACCCGAGTTATCGGGCAAGCTGGCCAAATGGGCTATCGAATTGTGCTAGCACGATATCACATATCGGCCACAAACAGCGATAAAGTCATAGGTCCTCGTAGACTTCATCGTCGACTTCCGTGCAAAAATAATGCTCAAAGTTGAAAAAGAAGTCGTCCACGCTTCTCCCCAAGCACAAGACCTTTGAGTCCTGTACACTGATGGCACGTCTAACGCGTCAGGGTCTGGGCcgggactcgtactcgaagttCCAACAGGTGAAGTAATTCGCTAGTCCATAAGATGCCCGAACATGACTAACAATGAgcccgagtatgaggccgtaattacAGGACTAAGACTAGCACTCAAATACGGGGCGAAACGGCTAAGACTGGGTTGCGATTCTTAGCTTGTGGTCAACCAAATCATAGGGattttccaaatcaaggaacaaaggttacaaaagtaCCAAACCGAAATCTGCAAGCTGCTACTCGAGTTCGACGAATGTCAACTCGACTAGATCCCCCGAGCACAGAATACCGAGGCAGATGGTCTCGTCAAATTATCCACAATCACAAAAACATTACAACCGGAGAAAGAAATATggtccacctcctcaactcatTGATAGATCAAATTGAGATAAGAACCATAAACCTGACTTGGGACTCACACAGCCGTATTATTGCATATTTCCAGGATGGCGCACTCCCAGATGATAAAAAAGAGGCCAAGAAGTTGTGAATGCAAGTAGACAGATACAACATCGTTCATAACGACTTGTACAAGAGAACATACGGCAGCCCTCTGGCAAAATGTTTAGGCCCAAGTCAGACGCAGCGCATCCTTGAAGAAGTACACGAAGGCCACTTTGGAGCCCACTCCGGCAATCGAGCTATGGTTagatgcctcatacgggcagGATATTACTGATTCACCAGAAGTATGCCCTAACGATTCACCAAGAAGGCGAACACCTACACTCAGTGACTTCCCCTTGaccgttcatcaaatggggaatggacatcgtgggcgCCCTCCCGGCAGGACAAGGTAACGTgcgatttcttttggttttaactgactatttctctaaatgggaagaagaaggagcattcgcccaaatacgcgaacagGAAATGATTGCGTTCACATGGAAAAACATCATACGCCATTTCGGTCTCCCCAAAGAGATCAGCTGCGACAACGGACACAATTTGGGGGGAAAAGATCATTGACTTTTATAAAAAATGGCACTTCAAAAGAATATTCTCAATGCCCTACTACCCCGCGGAAAACGGGCAAGCGGAATCCTCCAACAAGTCAATACTGAACATTATGAAAAAGAAACTCGAAGACACAAAGGGTTGTGGCCGAAAATATTAATAGAAGTACtttgggcctaccgaacaacgccAAAGACGAGCACAGGAGAAACGCCATACTcgttagtctatgggactgatgcagtaATACCGGTCGAGGTCGGGAAGCCCAACCTAAGATACTCACGCAAAAGTGGACCCTAGAATGATGACAGCAGAATGCAGGAGCTCGACGAAGTCGaggaacgaagagatatggcctacGTAAAAATTGTCGCCCAAAAGCAACAAGCAGAACGCTATTATAACAAAAAGGCAAAAATAAGGCCACTCAgagtcggggactacgtgcttaaagccaaaacacaagcaagcaaagacccgCGGGAAGGAAAACTAGGAACAAACTGGGACGGACCCTACAAAATTACGGCAACAGAAAACAAAGGGtgattccaactagaaacaatggaaggaaaacgactaccaaacaattagaatattacacacctcaagtacttcaacttttaaaagaTGGTGTCCCCAaaattgtactctttttccctcgtTTGAGTTTTGTCCATATTGGATTTTCTcgaggaggtttttaatgaggcggtGAAGAGGACACTTCAGGATTGAAGTGCGCACAGACGAAGGCACTGGACGGCTAGttcattgctcgacctctcaATACTTTTCTAGGTCGACCAATGAatggactagatagactgggactggaCAGAAATGCCAGCCAGCGCCCGAAAAATAtgtaaaattctccaaatgtATGAACAAAGCACAAATACATGAAGTTTATTTCTATTCTCTCCAAgcataggttatattcgacctcgttcgaatcaacacaTAATCAGCCCTTGGCTATAACTAAGCATAGGTTATATTCAACCTTgttcgaatcaacacctaatcggcccttggccataactaagcgtaggttatattcgacctagttcgaatcaacacctaatCGGCCCTTGGCCATAACTAAGCATAGGTTATATCCGACCTCATTCGAATAAACACCTAGTCGGCGCTTGGCCCAACAGCGCCATCGGCCTGATCGCCTAGGCCATCCCCATCTGCCCCTTCACCATTACCATCGCCATCAGGTTACCCATCACCGACATCCACCATTACGGGGAACCAAATTCCCATCACTTGGCGATGATTCCTCTTCCATGTCCACTAGATGAAGCAAAGGGGAAGCCGGAAGCTCCGTTAATGATATATCCGTGGGCGCAGAACAAGCTGGCACGGAAGTAGCAGTAGGTATGGCCGACGAACGAGTAGACCTGGCCGCGGCAGAAGAACGAACAGAAGAAGATGAACGACTTGGCCTAGCCATGGTCATAGCAGGAACAAACTCCGAAGAAGCAGCTTTCCTCTTATGAAACGCAGGAGAAGGAGTACTCAGCCTCCTCGAAGATCCTCAAACTGAAAAAAAATGAATATAGGTTATCACCACCAGTAATAAGCTATAATGTGCAAGCGACCATGCGGTCAAAACAgaagacaaaaaaaataatatataatcgACAAACTCACCGGCCAGGGAAGAAGCAGGCCCGAACCCCTTGAGAAAGCTCGGCCACTCACGAATCCCCACAAAGTGAGGCAGAATTCAGCCAACCCAATCAGAAATGTCCCTGACCAAAGAAGGAGGCGTAGCCTTGGCTGTACAGGGAAGAGACAAAGTGTTAGAGCCTACGACTAGAAACAGACAAATAAAATACCTTCCACAAAAAATGGATATTTACGAGCAAGATTACAAATCTCAGGAAAGTCGCTCGTGTTGGCCACCACGTGTTCGGTTCTGACGAAAAAGTAGTTGAGACAGAACTGACGATTCGCtttgtcgtccatcttcaccaccaggcaTTTACCTCCTCGGCGGTGAAGATGCAATATCGTCCCCCTATAAAAGCTAGGGGCAAAGAGATGCATCAGATGGCGGAGTGTGACCTCGACTCTGGCCAATTCGAAAAAATTTTAGAGCATCCTGATAAGCTTGTAATTGTAAGGAGAAAGTTGGGTCGGGCAAACACCGTAATAGCGATAAAATTCCTCCACCAATGGGAGAAGGGAGAGAGTATTGCCGACCTAGAAAGTATACGCATAGAATGAGCAATATCCGGGGCGGTGAATTTGCACCACATCGCGTCCTGCTGGGACCAGATCGATATGGGCAGGAATGTTGAATTTTGTACTAAGCTCGGCCAGATCGGCCTCTTCCATCACTGATTCCGAGACTTCAGGCTCACCTTCAGGCGCCTTCGAAAAATCGGACCTAACTTTCTCACTACGAGGGATTATTTCTTCTATCGTAGGAAAATTATCTTCTTCAATGGCGACAGAGACCTTATCAGCATGAGGGTGTATAAGCACCGCCAAAGGGACAGGGTCAGTTTCCATACCGGAAACAGAGGGTACATTAGCCATGTTGTTAAGGGAGGATATTAAAGCAATGAAGTGTTAGAAGCAACGAGAATTGCTAAAACCAGTAATAAAGTACACGACAacagaggaagaagaaggaggcTAAGGATTCTGATAAGAAGAAGACAATAataggggaagaagaagaagaagatacagAGTTCTTCTATGCAAGGGTTTCGGAAAAATTGAAACGTTACACATACACCCCTATTTATAAAAACTCAAGCATCGAAACCAAGGAATTAGTCATCATCACCTAGCACTGTAACCGAAGTGGCAGACTGAATCAGAAAATGCACGTGAAACGAAGCAATGTATCGGGAAATCATGTCATAATGACGTCTGTTCGTCATGACGTCATCCTGATTCGTGGGACTTACAACCCCAAAAATTATGGCTCACAAAGGGAAACGCTGCTAACTCGCCCCAATCATCACGGCTCATCCAGATCATCCAAATGATTCAACTACATTATACAATATCCGCTCATTGAGCCCGCCTGAGGCCAACCTCACTAAGCGGAGGGACTAAATGTATAGGACAAAATTCGCCCTAGAATATTTAGGGTAATATAGAATTAAGGAAAGAGTCAGCCGAGGTCATCTAGGAAGCAGCGAGATTCGTGGTCGAGATGTCAACATTGACCGAGGTCAAGCACCGCTGAGAAAGCAGTAACGGCTAGTTTTTTaaataggatattaaagagaatattttagtgaatattctctgcacttgtactattagggtttgctAGAGATATgtctcaaataaataaggataaaagAGAAGGAAGAGGGGCATGTAATATTCATTGTGATAAGAGCAGACTTTATaaaaagattctctctctctttctctctctctcataaAGATATAAAGACTACCTTTTTATCAAGATTTTGACCCATATTATTCCACACTTTTCCACCATATTCGAGAATAGTTCGAACAAATCTTGGATTTTTCTgccattcatcattgtcaggaggaacATTAGTCAAATCCATCCTTTATCGGGCGAATCATTTCTAATATTTACTTAAATGTAATTTATTGCTATTTATCGCTAGTTACACCTCCATTATTGCTCGTACTTTATGAACATTTTATGCTTATCATTGTCAACAGTTTACTGGATCTGTTCCATCTCACACACATTTTCAAGATTCACATCTAGAGTCATTATTATTAACTAGATTTAACCcgttattaaataaatttaatagtttagcCGAAAGTTATACTTTTTGTCCAAATAATTTGGCGTCGTTTGTGGGGATTATCTAATTAActcttttagtttcttctagatctacaacTGACACTGGTTACTAacgtaaaaaagaaaaaaacaagaacAAGAACCTTTTTCTCTCTGCATACATAGATCTAATATGGCAGGTAACAGAGAAGAAATAACGAGAATAATGAGTGACCTCCCAAGCAACCTCATGAACATCATCCATGAGAGCTCTGAAGCAGTGGACGAGGACACAACGCCCAATGCCTCCCCCAGGCGAGGTGGGTCACCCCCTCCCCGCTACAGCATCACAAAAGCTCTTGGTAAGACGGCCTCCACATCCGTGGTAGAGGAGGTGCCGCCAGCAATAAAGAAGATCCCCGAGCCCTAACTAAATGACACACTAACCAGCATTCTCCATAAGCCCGTTCGGGTTACGGCCACAGAAAACGCAAGAACTTGTGTTATACCACCAGTGGACGAGCAACATGATCAACTTCCTCCTCCTCCCGCAATGAcaggtattactcacaatgtTGTTAGCAATGGAAGTGACGACGCTCTCACGGCCATTCTGAAAAGGATAGaggaaatggaaaatgagaacaaggTACTTagggaccaaatgagagaacaccAAGAAAGGTTCGATAAAATACTGGGCGCTCCTAAGCTCTTGCCGAAGAGAGATGTTGGTCGGTTCATCTAGCAGTCGTACAGTGACAGTGccgccccacatgccataccaaagacctttaaaatgCCGCCCTATCTGAAAATATACGATGGTACTACCGACCccgaagatcatgtgactcactacATCATTGGCGTGAAAGGCATTGATCTCGCCAAGGAACAAGTATCCTCCATTAAGCTAAAGAAATTCAGCGAGACCCTCACGGGAGGCGCGTTAACCTGGTATTCACAACTGCCTACATGTTCCATTGAAACCTTTGAAGAAATGGCCGATAAGTTTGTAACGGCCCATGTTGGGGGTGAGAAGGCCAAGGGAAGAGTAAACGACATCTTTGTTATTAAACAGTCTTCGGGAGAGGGGCTGACGGACTTCCTCGCCCGTTTTAACCAAGTAAGAATGACCTCGCCAAATGTATCAGAAGGAATGGCGGTAGTAGCTTATCAAAACGGCCTGAGCAGAAATGGTTCAAGGGCAACAAGAAAGTTATTAAGTCAGCTTATGTAGTACCCCCCAACGACTTAGGAAGAAATACATAACGCATATTGCGCCGAAGTCCGAGCAGACGAGGATGACCTCAGTGGGCCGACCCATTGACTGACCTTGGTGTAAGCAGAATCTAGGAAAAGTTGAAGAAATGATACCAGAAGAGATCCTGCGGACTCACGACCCAACCGGGAACGTCATCTACCATATGTCAGAACCACCATTGCGTCATCATCCCTCTATGAAGAGGGCCTACCCCGATCAAGAACAGGGACTCACCggaatgagagaggtatgccccatttactatccgctcacaatttttgtgtgtcacctacagagatagtctatgccttggagaagctcggaccaaagGTGAAGTAgccacaaaagatgaggtcagacCCGAATACCAGAAAATCAAATGCTCTCTACAAGTTCCATCAAGAGCAAGGACACAAAACcgaagattgcatcgccctaagaCAGGAGGTCATAAACATGCTACGATAGGGATACCTCAAAGAATTGATGAGAGATCGGGGAAGGACCAACTTTGCCAGAGAACGTGAACAACATCAAAGGCTGCCGAAATCACCCTCGTCGGCCTgcaccatccacatgatcatcggtggcagGGATGACGCTTCCATCAACAGTGTGaagttcaccacaacccacaagctcaaacggtcaattacccacgaacggtatgatgaactcgaagaaagtatcatctttgaTAAGTCATATACTAACGGTTTGGCTTTAcctcactatgatgctcttgTTATCACTTTAAGAATTTTAGATATCGATGTAAGATGGATTATGGTAGACGATGGGAG
It encodes the following:
- the LOC142173813 gene encoding methyl jasmonate esterase 1-like; amino-acid sequence: MEKSKYLISFLLILLLPYVNATTSGPNWPKANKHFVLVHGVCHGAWSWYKLVALMRSSGYNVTALDLGASGINPKQVLEIPRLSDYFSPLMKFMASLPTHEKVVLVGHSFGGFAVSKAMEIFPEKISVSVFVTAGMPGPTLNATTVFIEASSEIISQLDNRLTYENGPNNPPTTFIFGPKYLASNLYQLSPIQDWALATTLVRPKYLNSLQDISKEVVLSSKRYGSVRRVFVVAAEDKALTKEFQQSMIERNPPDEVKEISGSDHMVMMSKPLKLFTTLLQIANK